Sequence from the Corvus moneduloides isolate bCorMon1 chromosome 18, bCorMon1.pri, whole genome shotgun sequence genome:
CAGAAATGTGTATATTGTGAAACTAATATTTCTTTTAGTTGAAAGTTTGAATTCTGAAACTTAAAATGTCCATGATTAACTTGATCACAAACCAGTTTGCAAAGGATACAGTATATAATTTGACATCaactcttaattttttaatgtccttAGCAACTGAGTACATGGATTTTCTAAGTTTCTTGTCACTGACTTGCTCTTCTGTGTATGAACCAGTTTGATTTTGTCAAAAAGTaatcttttcccattttaatcAGGTCTAATTCTAGACAAGACAGTGGAAGAGGCCAATCCCTCAGttgccctggagctgggaacaTACTGTGGCTACTCAGCAGTGAGGATTTCTCGGCTACTGAAGGCAGGAGCTCGTCTGCTCACTGTAGAGTTCAACCCAGAATTTGCTGCTATAGCTAAACAGATGATTGAGTTTGCTGGAGTACAAGATAAGGTAAATACCGTTTTGTCTGTTACCACTTCAGCAAAACTGGTTAGACTTggtattccttttttttttccccttgtacCCATGGGCCTTATAAATTTAACCAGCTCCATGCTTAGTTACAGTGCCTGACCTCTCACAGCAGGACTTCACTACATTGTCTCCCAAAAGCCAGAAGAATACTGGGTTTCTCAGTATAAACTAAAAGGTTCAAATTTGTGTCAAGACTGACTACAAAAAACTGAACCATAGTCCAATTTGTTACAAAAGATCACAAGAATCAGTTGTATTAAGTGCAGTGGACTTCAGATAAGAAGTGTTTACCCAAATCTAGCTGGTCACAGTACATATACCTAAGTTTTGTGCAGTCAGAGGTGTCCTGACTCTCTACAGGTGGTTAAGATGCAGGTGTTTCCAGTCTATATTCCCCCCGCCTCAGGTTGGGGGATTCATGCCTGAGAGGTGCCTGTCTTTCAGCAGACATCTCACTTCAGTGGAGCTGGAAACACTGGAGGAAATAAGTCCCACCAAGGGACCTTCTAATGCGTTTCTTAACTTCTTGAAGAGAACCTGAAGTACTAGTGACAcctaaaactgcattttccccATCTGATTTAATGTCCTGATCAGCTGTGAGTCATAAACCAGACATTTCCTTACCACTTTCTTCCTCGTCTCACACTATATGGTGCTTGCCTAACAAAAATCCACGTACGGCAGCTGCTTTCAGTTTAACAGTAGGTACTCCAATAAACCTGGGAGGAAGATGTAACAACCTCTGTCTTGCCTCTTCCCCCTCCTGGCCATATCAATTTTACATACTGTAGCCTCCATTTTTATTCTAACCTAAcctgttctctgcattttttgctTCCCTTGGACTTCAACATTCAACTGAGatgtaactaaaaaaaaagtaattaaaagcaCTGTTTTGAACAGGAGATTTCCATGTTTCCAGTAAAGAAACCCATTATACAACAAAAACAACgtcactttttctttaaaaatttaattttaaaaatcaacaaaatcccaaacaccCAAATTCATATTTTGGAACATAACTGAGTTGGTttgtcaaaaccaaaaaagttcATTTCATCTAACCCTACCAAATAATTCAACTGACCACAATATTGAGCTATAAACAGGATCTCTGATGTCTGGCTACAATTTAAAACGAGCTGGAAGCATGTGATTTTTCTTAATGGTTTGCAATTCATCAGATGGATTTGTATTTCAGGTAAAACTCCTAGAAGGCCCTTCAGAGGAAATTATTCcccagctaaaaaaaaaatatgaagtggATACTCTGGATTTTGTCTTCCTGGACCACTGGAAAGACAGATACACACCAGACACCATCCTGCTTCAGGTCAGTTTGCACAATTCCAGTCTTAAAAGTCAAGTAGTGAATATCTTGATGTCTGTGAGGCCTCTGTTCTTTATGAGGGACCTCATCTCCTGTAAAATGAAGACTGGCAGCCAAAATAGCAGCCTTACAAGAAAAGAGGATTTGAAGGACAGGACCCTAAACTTTTGTTAAGGACAACTGCCAACACTACATAGCTCAGGACTCAGCGAGTACTGCTGAACCATTCTGCTTCCTGAATATACAGGTGTGCAGTAGAAATCCTACCTGGAGGAGTGCACAGCCTGAGTCTTACACTCCCTAGGAGTGCCTGCATGGTCACTAACTAGAACACTTGACCCAAAGCCCATCCTGATCCTGGGAGCAGGTGAGACTTGGGACCTGCATATCCCAGCTCCACCTCTCTTATTTCCTCAGTACCCCATTTTTTGCCTGGGTCTATGGTGCCAGCAGAGCCTCTTGATAAAATACTATTTTGGTAGCATGGCTGAGTATGACTTGTCTGGGAGTCTTTACACTCCACCTAATTAATTGGCTGGAAAGCAATGATAAGAAGAGTGCAGACTGCCCCAGCCAGGCACTTCCTAGGGAAATGCTGTCCAACTCTATGTCCAGCCccaaatgtgaaaaaattatGCTTATTTCTTCCCAAGCTGCCTTAACCATTACTGGACGTATTACAAAACAAGTTGGCTGTAACAGCAGTAGGCAGTGATAGGTAACTACCAGAGGACTTCTGGATAGGAAGGTATTTTCAGGTGTTAAATAACTGAGATTGACAACACCTGTACCTATCAACACAGCACATACAGATATTCTCCTAGGTGATAAAATTTTCTACAACTGCCTGTTTTTATGGAAGTGccatttttcaatttttttttttttcacaaataaatCCACTTTTTTTGAGCCTGCCTCTTAAATTGAGAACCTGCCAAATACTTCCTGACCCCTGCTTGAGGACTACAAGACTATTTTCTGATCCAGGCCCCctggtttttttagtttaaagccCTGTCCTCCAGAAAGctgtttgaaaaggaaatttgtTTGGGGTTATGAACAGCTAGTATTGAATTTACACAGCAGtagctgaagaaaatgttcaCTCCCTACAGTTATTTTGTACTCAGAGAatgctttcttttaaactgCTTGTGTAAGGATGACTGAGCTCTTTCCACAGCACATCCTTATCGGAACTTAGCCTTCACAACACAGCCAAAACAAACAGAGAGTTTAGTTCCACGTAGTGGTCAGTCTGATGCAACTGTGATACAAAGTTGCAAACAACTCCCGCAAAATTAAGAGGAGAAAGACAACAGATCCTCAGATTTTCTCAGATGTTACAAACCTTCTAAAATGTACTTTCGGCAGGTATTGCAGTATGAATAGTCAATATGAATATATTCAGATGAAATATGCATGTATTGGAAGTGGTCCAGACAAAAAAGCCAGACACGAAGAGCATCTGAAATCCTGATGCCCAGTGGAAAATCCAGTATGTTGTCTCTTGCAGGCTTCTGTAAGCTGTGCAGTAGAAACAGACTGGAGGGTATTTGACTTGTCTCTAAAATCACTTCTACTGTGCTGACTGGTGTTCAGTCCCCAGAGGCAAGAGCAATAAGCTCAATGGCTTCTGCAGCACACTCATCAACAGAACTGCTCTCATAGACTGGGAGTGACAAAAAACACCCATGTTTTGGCTACAGCTGCTGCCTATAACCACAGGATAACAACCAACCCAACTTAGCTACAGACTGTTTCAAAACAGCTGCTAAGCCCAGATAAGCAACTCCTCCTAGACAAAAAATATCAGTAAAAATTAGGTTTTTAGGTTTACTGAGAATAAACATTGCACTTGAAGTGACTACTGCAAGTTAATTATGTCTTGTGGAAATTTGTTGGTGTTCTTCGTTGTGCACAAACCTTGCTTCACACCCAGAAGCCGAACAAAATGGCATGAAGTTGTTTAAGGTGAAACAAGTGcagaaaatatctttcattCTTTTAGTGGTTTTGGAGTCTGACTGAGACTGGCCAAAGCAGTACATGCTAGGCTCCCAGGTGACCTAAAGAGCTACTACAACTGTTTAATGCCATAtttaaaaagttcttaaacagGAGCCATGACAGCCAAAACAAAGCCACCTTACTGATCACATAGACATAGCTGGAAACAAGCTGATGAGCAAAACACACACTTCCACTTGATTTGCTATTTCAGAATCAATATCTCTAATGTTCTACTAATTAATAGAAAATGTCAGCAAATGACCACAAAGGATCCCAGAGTTACTCAGCTTCTCCCGTGTCTCTTTGACCTTCCAGACCTGTACCACAATGGGTTTTTGGATGCAGGCACTTGAGCATGACCTGGTTAACATGAAAGTACATTGCATTCAAGCCAATATCTGCTTAACAGCTGCTATGAAgcaatttctcttctttctagGAATGCAACTTGCTGAGGAAGGGCTCAGTTCTTCTGGCTGACAATGTAATTTTCCCAGGAGCTCCAGATTTCCTTAACTATGTCCGCAAGAGCCCCCATTTCCAATGCACTAACTACCCATCTCATCTGGAATATATGCAAGTGGAAGATGCTATGGAGAAGGCTGTGTTTTTGGGATAAAGAGAGCCATTAATAATCAACTTTTGTTTCAAATGATGTAAATGCAACTGCACAGGTTAACTTGTCCATGCTTTaaagttttttattattattaatattttattttttttggagCCTGTAGTTAAACAAGCGCTAGTGAACTTTTTAGGCGAGGTAGAAATCAAGATCAGGAGTAAGTAAGGTCTGTGCCATGGTTCTACATTAATTCAGCAAACCCAAGGTGATGCACATTGCCCTGCCTTGGCCAACACATCATCAAACAACAGAGTCTGTTATTTTGAGCTCAAGCTTGAACAACCACAGTTTGGGTTTAGGGTGAGGTGGAGAAATACACTGCAACTTCTGAAAACTTGTGTCCTCAGGCTAAACTCATTAATCATTAGCAGGAGTGGGAAAAAACATCCATGTTGCAAGAAAAGACCATTTCATGTGCCCTATTTTTGCTAAATTACTAGCATGCCTCTTGATGCAGTGAAGGCTCCTCTTGTGAGATCAGATACTTCTTTGCACATTTACTGCAAAAGTTAATCATCTCTATGTGAAAGAGCATGCACTGAAAGAAGACAGACCCATGCAGTGATGAGAAAAACCAgaattttgaaaacacaaacaaataaaattattaatctGCCCatgcagaggcagggaaaacTGAAGTAGtaaacagattaaaataaacacagtaaCAGACAAGTTTTGTTACTTAACAAAAGGCACAGACTCTTTCCAAAAGAATACAAAACGACGTAATATTTGACCTtgagaaaatgctgtttatCCCCTCATTATCCTGTACATACATAGTATGTGCTTTTTAGGGGCAGGGCAAGCTGCTTACTCTGAAGTGCTGTGTATGTTTAAGATGCTGTATAAAAATAAAGGCCAGAGAGAAAGGGTTTTAGCAGGTGGGTCCTGCATGCCCTGGTTAACCTCAGTGCTGTTACACTATGTGAATAGTCTGGGGTGTCATTGAGAAGATTCAAAGCCAAATACCATCTCTAACTCACCTGAACAATGCAGAAATCCAGTGGCATTTCCTAGCATGTCCTGCTGTGATTATGTAAGGCAGACATGGtcacatttataaataaaaaataaaaaacaatagAGCAGGGGCATGACTTCCATTTTTTCCAATTAATTCTGTACTGCACCTGAGGCTTTCAGATTTGAAACAGCCACAGCAAGATCCAACAGTTGAAAACCAGAGTTAAAACCAAGGACAACCATTCTTGTCTTTCCCAGTATGAATTCTTTCAAGCCTGTTACGAGTTTCTTCCTTGTATAGCCCACCTTACTACAGTGGTCCCTCCCCTGGcctgtgtgctgcagaaaaTCCACCTCCAAGACACCAGTAAGGAGCAGAGGATCACCATGCAGTGTAAAAGAAAACTAGAACAGGCTAAGGTGACGGAGTCAGTTTAGAAGTGACCAAGCAAGCCATGGTGACCCAGTCAGCTTGTGAAGTGTGCATTTCATAGGGATAGGAAGGAGAAGGCAACGCTATCAGAGTTTTTCTAACAAATTAAACTCTGTCATACTGAGAAATACACAAGTTTTCCTGTAGCGGATTAGATTATGCAGAAGCAGCCTCATGTGACTCTGTTGTGCTGTTCTGTGTAGAGCCGACACTGAGTCTAACACTTTCATCTCATACTGCAAGTCAGTGATTAGTTCTGTAACATTGCTCAGCAGCACATCCTCTTGGCATTCAGCTAAACTCAAAGTCATTGGATGAAAGTCCTTCAGGTGGTTGCAAGCGGTTTTTGCAAAATTTGCAATGCAAAATAATCTTCAAGCCCATTTATTGGCATACACAAGTTTCTAGAGCACACTGCAAAGTCTGGATACATATGGTTGACCAGAAAATTTGTCTGTACATCTAAAGCCTCAACTCCAAAGAATCCTCTCTTGTGTTTAGCCCTAAACACCTTTGCACCCAACAGACACTCCTGTCACAGCAGGGCAAGTCACACAGGCTGACAAGCAAACCAGTCTCAGAAGGATGAGTAAGAGTAAACAGGTACACTCTTCTGCACTTTACGAGAGAGGATCAGAAAAATGCAATCCTACTGCTCATTAATGGCCAAAATTACTGTTCAAGAGACTGTCAAGAAGATTAGAAAAGGTGGGAACCTGTACAGTTAGCATGGGTATTTCGAAAGATGCATCagtgaaaatgtatttgtaataAATGTGGCAAATATTTGACCAGCCACCTTTTCGTACATAAAGGTATTTTAATTCATTGGAAAGCATCTCCTACATGgcaaactgtaaaaataaacacaatgtATGTACTATCAGAATATTTGCAGAATTCCATATGTAAGAAAAATTTTTCCACTTCACTACATTTTTGAAATGCTCTTAATTATTGGTGGCaagggatgaaaagaaaaaagcctgacTCAGTTTGCATGACTGACAATTAGAAAAAAGGCTTTTGGTCAGTTGAGCAAATATGATCTGGAGTCACTGACACATAAATGTGAAATCTCCCAGGGAGAAAAGgcacttttcaaaataaagtcaTGCTTTGCATTCTGGGAGAAGCAAAAGGCAGACAGTGGATCTTCTAATTAAAACATATTCTAAAAACTTACTGTTACTGCAACATCAGCCTATTAGTTAGAAAACACAACCTATTCTTGCACAAACTGGGTATGGAATGGTGTATGTGGAGCACGTGTTTAAGGAGTGCCCGTGAGAGTGTACCACTGACAGAAAGCTCCCAAGGGGAAGAACTCCCCTAAAACACCACACAGCTTTCTGCAAATTCTCACAGCTCACGTCAGAAATGGATGATCTTACCGACTACTGCTAATTTACATCTATTCCCCAGAAGAAAGCTACTGTCTAGGTTCTCTCACTGATTCAGGGAATACATGGAAGTGAGGTCTGGTTTCTGCCAGAGCCCCTTTGTTACCTCAAAGGGACATGATACTGTCTTTCAAAATATTGAACCAATTCAGTgtagaagaaagaagaaggatTTAAGAGGAAGTCAAACCTAGCACTACTGCCTTTTGCATAACAGCATCCATGGAAGCAATCCTTCCATCAAAATTTACTTGTCTGACTACAGAACAGGCACTGCATGTTGGAGCCACTTCCTCCTCCACTGGCATGAGGAAGTGAAAAGCAGCTCACTGGAGAATTCTAAGCAAGGAGTCAAACACTAAATGCAGTGAAGGGAACCTACAGAAACCCCTACAAGAGCAATAAGAAGGGAGAGACCACTGAGATCCCAACTCTCCCACCCAAGGTGACACCAGCAGGGCAGTGATGTGTCCTTACTTGGCTGAGCAGTCAATCAGGAATCAGTTATAAGGTACCTTAAAAATAGCAGCTATGAttgctgtgcacacacacactgaacATAGTACCAGAGTTTCAGTCTTTGCCTCTGTCTCTACAGCTCAGTTAATGACCATGTTGTAAAGCACCTTCCCGCTTTAAAAAATCCCCCATCAGCTCGTACCAGAACAAGATCCTGCCACTGCTGTGCTTCAGAGACCTTCAAAATAAGACACTGGGGAAGAGACCCTTGAGGACAGAATATTACCCCAAGACACTGCTGAAACCTGAAACAGATGAGGGCTGTGATATTTCTTGCCCATTGTTACTAGGTTAACCTTTCACCTGCAGGACTCACCACTTCCATTTGCCCAACCTGTGacaagctgaaaataaaatcattttgaCAGCTGTAAAAGGTCAGTTGTAAAAACAACGTATTTGTTTTAGCTCGGTACCTTACCTACAGTATCTGCCATTCATTACCACATTAGTGCACCCACAAAGGGAAAACAGATTCCTCCCTGCAGTGGGAGAATGATGACACCAAGGTGCAGGATGCTAAGCCCAGAAGCTCACATGTTATCACAGCACTTGTGAAACTGTATCTTCCAGCTGCAAGAACAGATCCAGAGATGATTTTACAAAACACCTGGGGATGCATTTAGGACATCTGAAATAAGGAGGGAAGGTAAGCTGGAGATGACCTTCCAAGTGCTGTTTGCAAACATCTGCATGTAAATGAACCTTATAGTGCCGTGAATGGTACAATCAGAAATTCACATATGGCAAACTCTGTTACTGGCAATGATTCATCAATGCTTCACTCACAGAAAACCTGACCTCCATTCTTTCTCTAAGACCTTGCAGAACATTCTGTCATGTTTTGTCAGGCTTCATGAAAGCA
This genomic interval carries:
- the COMT gene encoding catechol O-methyltransferase; protein product: MLESSSVPLFIVFILLFILLLIVLLIRRNGTAALIWNEIIREKVTNFIMNQSKEQRILNFVLQNAVRGDPCSVVDTIDKYCSQKEWAMNVGNEKGLILDKTVEEANPSVALELGTYCGYSAVRISRLLKAGARLLTVEFNPEFAAIAKQMIEFAGVQDKVKLLEGPSEEIIPQLKKKYEVDTLDFVFLDHWKDRYTPDTILLQECNLLRKGSVLLADNVIFPGAPDFLNYVRKSPHFQCTNYPSHLEYMQVEDAMEKAVFLG